The Ooceraea biroi isolate clonal line C1 chromosome 1, Obir_v5.4, whole genome shotgun sequence genome has a window encoding:
- the LOC105286699 gene encoding dynein light chain 1, axonemal isoform X1, with product MAAGKPTTSKEAIRRWEEENGQSAVTATEIILSFQWPPIEKMDNALATLVNCEKLSLSTNMIEKIAGIGTLKNLKVLSLGRNVIKGFAGLEPLGDTLEELWISYNCIEKLKGIQAMKNLRVLYMSNNLIREWNEFARLQELPNLWDLVFVGNPLYENLEVEQWRIEVARRLPNLEKLDGEPIIRTEENPVMIQSTKYDNLPLDELEQEHT from the exons ATGGCAGCTGGAAAGCCAACCACGAGCAAGGAAGCTATACGACGATGGGAGGAGGAAAATGGGCAAAGTGCAGTTACGGcgacagaaataatattaagcttCCAATGGCCACCAATAGAAAAAATGGATAATGCATTAGCGACTTTGGTCAATTGTGAAAAGCTCTCTCTGTCGACGAACATGATTGAAAAAATTGCAG GCATTGGAACTCTAAAAAATTTAAAGGTTCTCTCATTAGGTCGTAATGTAATCAAAGGCTTTGCCGGTCTTGAACCTTTAGGCGACACTCTGGAGGAGCTTTGGATCTCCTATAATtgtattgaaaaattgaaaggcATTCAAGCGATGAAAAATCTGCGTGTACTCTACATGTCCAATAATTTAATACGAGAATGGAATGAATTTGCAAGATTACAGGAACTCCCAAATCTTTGGGATTTGGTTTTCGTTGGCAATCCACTATATGAAAATTTAGAG GTAGAGCAATGGAGAATCGAAGTGGCACGACGTTTACCAAATTTGGAGAAACTCGATGGCGAACCTATAATACGGACGGAAGAAAATCCAGTTATGATTCAATCAACCAAATATGATAACCTGCCGCTTGATGAATTAGAGCAAGAACATACTTAA
- the LOC105286699 gene encoding dynein light chain 1, axonemal isoform X2: MDNALATLVNCEKLSLSTNMIEKIAGIGTLKNLKVLSLGRNVIKGFAGLEPLGDTLEELWISYNCIEKLKGIQAMKNLRVLYMSNNLIREWNEFARLQELPNLWDLVFVGNPLYENLEVEQWRIEVARRLPNLEKLDGEPIIRTEENPVMIQSTKYDNLPLDELEQEHT, encoded by the exons ATGGATAATGCATTAGCGACTTTGGTCAATTGTGAAAAGCTCTCTCTGTCGACGAACATGATTGAAAAAATTGCAG GCATTGGAACTCTAAAAAATTTAAAGGTTCTCTCATTAGGTCGTAATGTAATCAAAGGCTTTGCCGGTCTTGAACCTTTAGGCGACACTCTGGAGGAGCTTTGGATCTCCTATAATtgtattgaaaaattgaaaggcATTCAAGCGATGAAAAATCTGCGTGTACTCTACATGTCCAATAATTTAATACGAGAATGGAATGAATTTGCAAGATTACAGGAACTCCCAAATCTTTGGGATTTGGTTTTCGTTGGCAATCCACTATATGAAAATTTAGAG GTAGAGCAATGGAGAATCGAAGTGGCACGACGTTTACCAAATTTGGAGAAACTCGATGGCGAACCTATAATACGGACGGAAGAAAATCCAGTTATGATTCAATCAACCAAATATGATAACCTGCCGCTTGATGAATTAGAGCAAGAACATACTTAA